In Flammeovirgaceae bacterium, the sequence TGAGAATTACATTATCGTGCCGTTAGCGTTTGCCCGCGATTTGCTAAACATGGGCACCAAACGAACTTCGCTGGAAATAAAAACAAAGCAAGGTGCGGATGAAAGACAAGTGCAAAAGCAGCTGAAGGCACTGCTGGGTGAAAATTTTTTAGTGCTCAATCACCAGGAGCAGCATCAGGATTTATACCGGCTGCTTAAAATGGAAAAACTCTTCACCTTCCTGGCTTTTGCCGTACTGCTGGGCATCAGTTCAATAAATATTTTCTTCACCCTGATGATGCTGGCTATAGACAAAAAGAAAGACATCTCGGTGTTATCGGCCATGGGCGCAAGCCAGCCGTTAATCAGGCGGATATTTCTAACCGAAGGAGCCATTATTGCATTTTTGGGCGCTTTTATCGGACTGGTGTTGGGCGGCATTTTTTGCTGGCTTCAATTAGAGTACGGCATTATTTCCATGGGCATGGAAACTTCCGTTACGGAGGGCTATCCGGTTAAAGTGGTACCCATGGATTTTATAAGCACGCTGCTGGTGGTTGCAACGCTTACAATGCTCACCTCCTGGCGCCCGGCCGTGCTGGCCGCACGGTTTGCCTCGGTACAAAATCTGTAGCCGGCAGTGGAAATAGCTTAAAATTTTGCGCTATTCTAAACACAAAAATCCCTAATTTGGATGTTCCGTTTTCAGCAAAATGCTTAAGAACGGCTTGCTAAATGAAGGTTTCAGCATCTCAGCCCTTCCAGATTATCTACTCGTTATACGTGCACGAGTACCTGGGCTTTTTGTTTGAATCCTACATTGTGCACCTTGACGAAAAAGGGCGGCTTACCTACCAGCACCAGAACATTTCAGCCAAAAATGCACGCGAGTTTGCCAGGGGCCTGGATGAGCGCGACTTTGAACTCATCCGGTTGATGGACCAGATGCAACAGGATGCGGTGGCAAAGAAATTTACCGGTAAGCCCATCAAAGCCGAAGAATTTTACCCCAAGGTTTACCATAAAACCAAGGGCAACGGGCCGCTTCAGGAGCAGATTGAAGTTTACCTGGAGGG encodes:
- a CDS encoding ABC transporter permease, which codes for MNFPLFVAGRYLVSKRKKNFINIISLLSLAGVAFSTAALIIVLSIFNGLEDLLRSLNNAFDPEIKIEASRGKSFSVTDSLLAAIRQVPGVETVTEVIEDYAYLRYRDANQVVTMKGVSDDFLKEHRIDDKIVAGRLRLKEGDVNYAIIGRGIQYNLSVAVDDNQYALQVYYINNVNSGTLDPSKLYSRKTLFAGSVFSIVQNFDENYIIVPLAFARDLLNMGTKRTSLEIKTKQGADERQVQKQLKALLGENFLVLNHQEQHQDLYRLLKMEKLFTFLAFAVLLGISSINIFFTLMMLAIDKKKDISVLSAMGASQPLIRRIFLTEGAIIAFLGAFIGLVLGGIFCWLQLEYGIISMGMETSVTEGYPVKVVPMDFISTLLVVATLTMLTSWRPAVLAARFASVQNL